One stretch of Variovorax sp. 54 DNA includes these proteins:
- a CDS encoding amidase, with translation MSFDALQDLPDLSATELSRRIAARDVSCREVMQASLARIDALNPQFNAIVSLRDPAQLLAEADERDAELARGERRGWMHGFPLAVKDLSHAAGLPTSMGSPLSPRSPARTDSLHVARMRAAGAVVIGKTNTPEFGLGSHTYNTVFGTTRNAYAPDRSAGGSSGGAAVALALGMLPVADGSDMMGSLRNPAAFNNVIGMRPSRGRVPGDPEQELFFQQLGCEGPMARTVEDAARLLAVQAGFDTRVPLSSPHALPSPDDMQLDGDGKGLRIGWLGSVWPELPLAPGVRELGEQALDTFRTIGCEVEPCTLDVPREHNWSAWLRLRQLLVGGKLGAYVSDPKLFAQLKPEAQWEIEQSRHLDAASLYQASLYRSNVYRAFLKLFERFDFVLAPTAQVFPFDAELHWPAEVNGVKSDTYHRWMEIVTPFTLAGLPTLNVRAGFGDGGLPMGLQLAGPIHADLEVLRLGHAYDQACGWGARRPSALD, from the coding sequence ATGTCTTTCGACGCCTTGCAAGACTTGCCCGACCTCAGCGCCACCGAACTTTCGCGCCGCATCGCGGCCCGTGACGTGTCCTGCCGTGAGGTGATGCAGGCGTCGCTCGCCCGCATCGACGCGCTCAATCCGCAGTTCAATGCCATCGTCTCCCTGCGCGACCCGGCGCAGCTGCTGGCCGAGGCCGACGAGCGCGACGCCGAACTGGCGCGCGGCGAACGGCGCGGCTGGATGCACGGCTTTCCGCTGGCCGTGAAAGACCTGAGCCACGCCGCCGGCCTGCCGACCTCGATGGGCTCGCCGCTGTCGCCGCGCTCGCCCGCGCGCACCGACAGCCTGCACGTCGCGCGCATGCGCGCGGCCGGCGCCGTCGTCATCGGCAAGACCAACACGCCCGAGTTCGGGCTCGGCTCGCACACCTACAACACGGTGTTCGGCACCACGCGCAACGCCTACGCGCCCGACCGCAGCGCGGGCGGCAGCAGCGGCGGCGCGGCCGTCGCGCTGGCCCTGGGCATGCTGCCCGTGGCCGACGGCAGCGACATGATGGGATCGCTGCGCAACCCCGCCGCCTTCAACAACGTGATCGGCATGCGCCCCTCGCGCGGACGCGTGCCCGGCGATCCGGAGCAGGAACTCTTCTTCCAGCAACTCGGCTGCGAAGGCCCGATGGCGCGCACGGTCGAAGACGCCGCGCGGCTGCTGGCCGTGCAGGCAGGCTTCGACACGCGCGTGCCGCTGTCGTCGCCGCACGCCCTGCCCTCGCCCGATGACATGCAGTTGGACGGCGACGGCAAGGGCCTGCGCATCGGCTGGCTCGGCAGCGTCTGGCCCGAGCTGCCATTGGCACCGGGCGTGCGCGAACTCGGTGAACAGGCGCTCGACACCTTCCGCACCATCGGCTGCGAGGTCGAGCCCTGCACGCTCGACGTGCCGCGCGAGCACAACTGGAGCGCGTGGCTGCGCCTGCGCCAACTGCTGGTGGGCGGCAAGCTCGGCGCCTATGTCAGCGACCCGAAGCTGTTCGCCCAGCTCAAGCCCGAGGCGCAATGGGAGATCGAGCAAAGCCGCCACCTCGACGCCGCCTCGCTGTACCAGGCCTCGCTCTACCGCTCGAACGTGTACCGCGCGTTCCTCAAGCTCTTCGAGCGCTTCGACTTCGTGCTCGCGCCGACCGCGCAGGTGTTCCCGTTCGACGCCGAGCTGCACTGGCCGGCCGAGGTGAACGGCGTGAAGAGCGACACCTACCACCGCTGGATGGAGATCGTCACGCCCTTCACGCTCGCGGGCCTGCCCACGCTCAACGTGCGCGCGGGCTTCGGCGACGGCGGGCTGCCGATGGGGCTGCAACTGGCGGGGCCGATCCATGCGGACCTCGAGGTGCTGCGGCTGGGGCATGCGTATGACCAGGCCTGCGGCTGGGGCGCGCGGCGCCCCTCTGCGTTGGATTGA
- a CDS encoding LysR substrate-binding domain-containing protein codes for METKWLEDFISLAETRSFSRSAQLRHVTQPAFSRRIQALEGWAGTDLVDRSSYPTRLTPAGQTLYSQAIEMLQSLQSTRAMLRGHSAAGQDVIEIAVPHTLAFTFFPSWVTSLREHFGPIKSRLIALNVHDAVLRLVEGSCDLLIAYHHPSQPLQLDANKYEMVSLGEETVAPWVKADAEGAPRYRLPGRPGQPLPYLGYAPGAYLGRVVDQLLKESGTAIHLDRVYETDMAEGLKAMALEGHGIAFLPQSAVRKEVKARKLVSALPPEIDSLEAKMEIRAYRERPSAPVPVKAGAGRSAARAGLSESMQPKRTADALWSYLVGTQPPH; via the coding sequence ATGGAAACAAAGTGGCTTGAAGACTTCATCAGCTTGGCGGAAACCCGCAGCTTCAGCCGCTCGGCCCAGTTGAGGCACGTGACACAGCCGGCGTTCTCGCGGCGCATCCAGGCGCTCGAAGGATGGGCCGGCACCGACCTGGTCGACCGCAGCTCGTACCCCACGCGTCTCACGCCCGCGGGCCAGACGCTCTACAGCCAGGCCATCGAGATGCTGCAGTCGCTGCAGAGCACGCGCGCCATGCTGCGCGGGCATTCGGCCGCGGGGCAAGACGTGATCGAAATTGCCGTGCCGCACACGCTGGCCTTCACCTTCTTTCCGTCGTGGGTCACCAGCCTGCGCGAGCACTTCGGGCCGATCAAGAGCCGGCTCATCGCGCTCAATGTGCATGACGCGGTGCTGCGTCTGGTTGAAGGCAGCTGCGACCTGCTGATTGCCTACCACCACCCCTCGCAGCCGCTGCAGCTCGATGCCAACAAGTACGAGATGGTCAGCCTCGGCGAGGAAACCGTGGCCCCCTGGGTCAAGGCCGATGCCGAGGGCGCACCGCGCTACCGGCTGCCGGGCCGCCCGGGCCAGCCGTTGCCCTACCTGGGCTATGCGCCGGGCGCGTACCTCGGGCGCGTGGTCGACCAGTTGCTGAAAGAGTCGGGCACCGCCATCCACCTCGACCGCGTCTACGAGACCGACATGGCCGAGGGCCTGAAAGCGATGGCGCTCGAAGGCCACGGCATCGCCTTCCTGCCGCAGAGCGCGGTGCGCAAGGAGGTCAAGGCGCGCAAGCTGGTGAGTGCGCTGCCGCCCGAGATCGACAGCCTCGAGGCCAAGATGGAAATCCGCGCCTACCGCGAGCGGCCCAGCGCACCGGTTCCGGTGAAGGCCGGCGCCGGCCGTTCGGCCGCGCGGGCGGGGTTGTCGGAAAGCATGCAGCCCAAGCGCACGGCCGACGCGCTCTGGTCGTACCTGGTCGGGACCCAGCCGCCGCACTGA
- a CDS encoding amino acid ABC transporter substrate-binding protein, producing the protein MKKQVLALAVAALATSGAFAQANDTLAKIKASGTITEGVRESSGLSYTLGNGQYTGFHYDVCANIIKDLEKAAGKKLEVKYQPVTSQNRIPLVQNGTVDIECGSTTNNATRQKDVAFGVTTYVEETKIVVKANSGINSLADLKDKTVATTTGTTPLQTVRKQKRAENLTFKEVYGKDHSDSFLLLETGRADAFVMDGSILAALAAKSKSPKDYKILNDVLAVEPIAIMIRKDDPAFKKAVDDSIKAQAKSGELTKLYDKWFLKPIPPANVTINLPLGEATKNAWANPNDKPAEEYVTKE; encoded by the coding sequence ATGAAAAAACAAGTATTGGCATTGGCTGTCGCAGCGCTCGCCACCAGCGGCGCCTTTGCACAGGCCAATGACACCCTGGCCAAGATCAAGGCCTCGGGCACCATCACCGAAGGCGTGCGTGAGTCCTCCGGCCTTTCGTACACGCTCGGCAATGGCCAGTACACCGGCTTCCACTACGACGTCTGCGCCAACATCATCAAGGACCTCGAGAAGGCCGCCGGCAAGAAGCTCGAAGTCAAGTACCAGCCCGTGACCTCGCAGAACCGCATCCCCCTGGTGCAGAACGGCACCGTGGACATCGAGTGCGGCTCGACCACCAACAACGCCACCCGCCAGAAGGATGTGGCTTTCGGCGTGACCACCTACGTCGAAGAAACCAAGATCGTCGTCAAGGCCAACTCGGGCATCAACTCGCTGGCCGACCTGAAGGACAAGACGGTTGCCACCACCACCGGCACCACGCCGCTGCAGACCGTGCGCAAGCAAAAGCGCGCCGAGAACCTGACCTTCAAGGAGGTCTACGGCAAGGACCACTCCGACAGCTTCCTGCTGCTGGAAACCGGCCGTGCCGACGCCTTCGTGATGGACGGTTCCATCCTGGCTGCCCTGGCCGCCAAGTCGAAGTCGCCCAAGGACTACAAGATCCTGAACGACGTGCTGGCCGTGGAACCCATCGCCATCATGATCCGCAAGGACGACCCGGCTTTCAAGAAGGCCGTGGACGACAGCATCAAGGCACAGGCCAAGTCGGGCGAGCTGACCAAGCTGTACGACAAGTGGTTCCTCAAGCCGATTCCCCCGGCCAACGTGACCATCAACCTGCCGCTCGGCGAAGCCACCAAGAACGCGTGGGCCAACCCGAACGACAAGCCCGCCGAAGAGTACGTCACCAAGGAATAA
- a CDS encoding amino acid ABC transporter permease has product MGNWDWQVFLQDPGGEYPSYLQWMLSAWGWTVSVALLALIVALVLGSLVGIIRTLPDSPWLVRFGNAWVELFRNIPLLVQIFLWYHVIPALIPVMKGVPSFILVVLALGFFTSARIAEQVRSGIQALPKGQRYAGMAVGFTTPQYYRYVILPMAYRIIIPPLTSETMNIFKNSSVAFAVSVTELTMFAMQAQEETSRGIEVYLAVTACYVVSALIINRLMAFIEKKTRVPGFIVSASGGGGH; this is encoded by the coding sequence ATGGGAAACTGGGATTGGCAGGTCTTCCTGCAAGACCCCGGGGGGGAATATCCGAGCTACCTGCAATGGATGCTCTCGGCCTGGGGCTGGACGGTGTCGGTCGCGCTGCTGGCGCTGATCGTCGCGCTGGTGCTCGGCTCGCTGGTCGGCATCATTCGCACGCTGCCCGACAGTCCGTGGCTCGTGCGCTTCGGCAATGCATGGGTGGAGCTCTTTCGCAACATTCCGCTGCTGGTTCAGATCTTCCTCTGGTACCACGTGATTCCGGCGCTCATCCCCGTGATGAAGGGCGTGCCGAGCTTCATCCTCGTGGTGCTGGCGCTGGGCTTCTTCACTTCGGCGCGTATCGCCGAGCAGGTGCGCTCCGGCATCCAGGCGCTGCCCAAGGGCCAGCGCTACGCGGGCATGGCGGTGGGTTTCACCACGCCGCAGTACTACCGCTACGTGATCCTGCCGATGGCGTACCGCATCATCATCCCGCCGCTCACGAGCGAGACGATGAACATCTTCAAGAATTCGTCCGTCGCGTTCGCCGTGTCGGTCACCGAACTCACCATGTTCGCCATGCAGGCGCAGGAAGAAACCTCGCGCGGCATCGAGGTCTACCTGGCGGTGACGGCGTGCTACGTGGTGTCGGCGCTCATCATCAACCGCCTCATGGCATTCATCGAGAAGAAGACCCGCGTGCCGGGCTTCATCGTCTCGGCCAGCGGCGGCGGAGGACACTGA
- a CDS encoding amino acid ABC transporter permease yields MMNLDLSFYNWDVISNFVIKGFYFSIMLTVVATIGGVIFGTILALMRLSGKKWLDTPAAIYVNGMRSIPLVMVILWFFLLVPASFYSLFGSLGSNYRSEISAVITFVAFEAAYFSEIMRAGIQSIPRGQVNAGQAVGMTYGQNMRLVVLPQAFRNMLPVLLTQTIILFQDTSLVYAIGAYDMLKGFETAGKNFGRPIEAYLLAAVVYFVMCYALSWLVKRLHKKIAIIR; encoded by the coding sequence ATGATGAATCTCGACCTGTCCTTCTACAACTGGGACGTCATCAGCAACTTCGTCATCAAGGGCTTCTACTTCAGCATCATGCTGACGGTGGTGGCCACGATCGGCGGCGTGATCTTCGGCACGATCCTGGCGCTCATGCGCCTGTCGGGCAAGAAGTGGCTCGATACGCCCGCGGCCATCTACGTCAACGGCATGCGAAGCATCCCGCTGGTGATGGTGATCCTGTGGTTCTTCCTGCTGGTGCCGGCGTCGTTCTATTCGCTGTTCGGTTCGCTCGGCTCGAACTACCGCTCGGAAATTTCGGCGGTGATCACCTTCGTTGCGTTCGAAGCTGCCTACTTCTCCGAGATCATGCGCGCGGGCATCCAGTCGATCCCGCGCGGCCAGGTGAACGCAGGCCAGGCCGTGGGCATGACCTACGGCCAGAACATGCGCCTCGTGGTGCTGCCGCAGGCCTTCCGCAACATGCTGCCGGTGCTGCTCACGCAGACCATCATCCTGTTCCAGGACACCTCGCTGGTCTACGCCATCGGCGCCTACGACATGCTCAAGGGCTTCGAAACGGCGGGCAAGAACTTCGGTCGTCCGATCGAGGCCTACCTGCTCGCGGCGGTCGTGTACTTCGTCATGTGCTACGCCCTTTCCTGGCTGGTGAAACGCCTGCACAAGAAAATCGCCATCATTCGCTGA
- a CDS encoding amino acid ABC transporter ATP-binding protein yields MIEIKNVSKWYGPVQVLNDCSVNISKGDVVVVCGPSGSGKSTLIKTVNALEPFQKGEITVNGIPLHDPKTNLPKLRSKVGMVFQHFELFPHLSVTENLTIAQIKVLGRTADEAKVRGLKMLDRVGLMAHKDKFPGQLSGGQQQRVAIARALSMDPIVMLFDEPTSALDPEMVGEVLDVMVALAKEGMTMMVVTHEMAFARKVASRVIFIDVGGKILEDCPKDEFFNHPENRQPRTKDFLNKILQH; encoded by the coding sequence ATGATTGAAATCAAGAACGTCTCCAAGTGGTACGGCCCGGTGCAGGTGCTCAACGACTGCTCGGTGAACATCTCCAAGGGCGACGTGGTGGTGGTGTGCGGCCCGTCGGGTTCCGGCAAGTCCACGCTCATCAAGACCGTGAACGCGCTCGAGCCTTTCCAGAAGGGCGAGATCACCGTCAACGGCATTCCGCTGCACGACCCCAAGACCAACCTGCCCAAGCTGCGCTCCAAGGTCGGCATGGTGTTCCAGCACTTCGAGTTGTTCCCGCACCTGTCGGTGACCGAGAACCTCACGATCGCGCAGATCAAGGTGCTGGGCCGCACCGCGGACGAAGCCAAGGTGCGTGGCCTGAAGATGCTCGACCGCGTGGGCCTCATGGCGCACAAGGACAAGTTCCCGGGCCAGCTGTCGGGCGGCCAGCAGCAGCGCGTGGCGATTGCCCGTGCGCTGTCGATGGACCCGATCGTCATGCTGTTCGACGAACCCACCTCGGCGCTCGACCCCGAAATGGTCGGCGAAGTGCTCGACGTGATGGTGGCCCTGGCCAAGGAAGGCATGACCATGATGGTCGTCACGCACGAAATGGCTTTTGCCCGCAAGGTCGCGAGCCGCGTGATCTTCATCGACGTGGGCGGCAAGATCCTGGAAGACTGCCCGAAGGACGAGTTCTTCAACCACCCGGAAAACCGTCAGCCGCGCACCAAGGACTTCCTCAACAAGATCCTGCAGCACTGA
- a CDS encoding nucleoside hydrolase codes for MLHPTTLIIDTDPGADDMIALLFALAAPESLAIQALTTVAGNVPLAKTSRNARLACEWAGRPELPVYAGAERPLQRTPIYAANIHGREGLTGVAVHDPAMPLAEGSAVDYLVRTLRAAPEHSVTLAMLGPQTNLALALEQAPDIVRGLRELVLMAGAHFNGGNITPVAEFNVFADPHAAEAVLQCGVPITMLPLDVTHKILTSDARIARLRQLGNRAGAIIADILDAYAPQEMAHYGMPGGPVHDATVTAYLLRPDLFQGRRIHVEIDSREGMGFGQTVADWHGSLKRPANVQWIVDGDAQGFFDLLTEHIARLP; via the coding sequence ATGCTGCATCCCACCACCCTGATCATCGACACGGACCCCGGCGCGGACGACATGATCGCGCTGCTGTTTGCCCTGGCGGCGCCCGAATCACTGGCGATTCAGGCGCTGACCACGGTGGCAGGCAATGTCCCCCTGGCCAAGACCTCGCGCAACGCGCGCCTGGCCTGCGAATGGGCCGGACGGCCGGAGCTTCCGGTCTATGCGGGTGCCGAGCGGCCCCTGCAGCGCACGCCCATCTACGCCGCCAACATCCACGGCCGCGAAGGCCTCACGGGCGTGGCCGTGCACGACCCTGCCATGCCGCTGGCCGAAGGCAGTGCCGTCGACTACCTTGTTCGCACGCTGCGCGCCGCGCCCGAGCACAGCGTGACGCTCGCCATGCTCGGCCCGCAGACCAACCTCGCGCTGGCGCTCGAACAGGCGCCCGACATCGTGCGCGGCCTGCGCGAGCTGGTGCTCATGGCCGGCGCGCACTTCAACGGCGGCAACATCACGCCGGTGGCGGAGTTCAACGTGTTCGCCGACCCGCACGCGGCCGAGGCGGTGCTGCAATGCGGCGTGCCGATCACGATGCTGCCGCTGGACGTGACGCACAAGATCCTCACGAGCGACGCGCGCATCGCGCGGCTGCGCCAGCTGGGCAACCGAGCCGGCGCGATCATTGCCGACATCCTCGACGCCTACGCGCCGCAGGAGATGGCGCACTACGGCATGCCGGGCGGCCCGGTGCACGACGCCACCGTCACGGCCTACCTGCTGCGCCCCGACCTGTTCCAGGGCCGCCGCATCCACGTCGAGATCGACAGCCGCGAAGGCATGGGCTTCGGCCAGACCGTGGCCGACTGGCACGGCAGCCTGAAGCGGCCCGCCAACGTGCAGTGGATCGTCGACGGCGATGCACAGGGCTTCTTCGACCTGCTGACGGAGCACATCGCGCGGCTGCCCTGA
- a CDS encoding DctP family TRAP transporter solute-binding subunit, with the protein MKFRRTLLGLAAVAATLGLFSTGAMAQAAYKPEYKMSLVLGPPTPWGQAGKIWADLVKERTQGRINIKLYPGVSLIQGDQTREFSALRQGVIDMAVGSTINWSPQVKQLNLFSMPFLMPDYAAIDALTQGEVGKDMFKTLDKAGVVPLAWGENGFREITNSKRAIKSPADIKGMKIRVVGSPIYSDMLTALGANPTQMSWADAQPALASGAVDGQENPLFLFTVLKMHTVGQKFVTTWGYVADPLVFVVNKEIWASWTPADQAIVRQAALDAGKQEIAIARKGLVEADKPVLKDIAAMGVTVTNLTPAERDAFVKATRPVYDKWKSTVGTDLVAKAEKAIAARAK; encoded by the coding sequence ATGAAATTCCGCCGCACCCTGCTCGGCCTTGCCGCTGTGGCCGCCACGCTCGGCCTGTTCTCGACCGGCGCAATGGCGCAGGCCGCCTACAAGCCCGAGTACAAGATGTCGCTGGTGCTGGGCCCGCCCACGCCGTGGGGCCAGGCCGGAAAGATCTGGGCCGACCTCGTGAAGGAGCGCACCCAGGGCCGCATCAACATCAAGCTGTACCCGGGCGTGTCGCTGATTCAAGGCGACCAGACGCGCGAGTTCAGCGCACTGCGCCAGGGCGTGATCGACATGGCCGTGGGCTCGACCATCAACTGGTCGCCGCAGGTGAAGCAGCTCAACCTGTTCTCCATGCCCTTCCTGATGCCCGACTACGCGGCCATCGACGCGCTCACGCAAGGTGAAGTGGGCAAGGACATGTTCAAGACGCTCGACAAGGCCGGCGTGGTGCCGCTTGCCTGGGGCGAGAATGGCTTCCGCGAAATCACCAACTCGAAGCGGGCGATCAAGTCGCCGGCCGACATCAAGGGCATGAAGATCCGCGTGGTCGGCTCGCCCATCTACTCCGACATGCTCACCGCGCTGGGCGCCAACCCCACGCAGATGAGCTGGGCCGACGCGCAGCCCGCGCTGGCCAGCGGCGCGGTCGACGGCCAGGAGAACCCGCTGTTCCTGTTCACCGTGCTCAAGATGCACACGGTGGGCCAGAAGTTCGTCACCACCTGGGGCTACGTGGCCGACCCGCTGGTGTTCGTCGTGAACAAGGAAATCTGGGCCTCGTGGACGCCGGCCGACCAGGCCATCGTGCGCCAGGCCGCGCTCGACGCCGGCAAGCAGGAAATCGCCATCGCGCGCAAGGGCCTGGTGGAAGCCGACAAGCCCGTGCTGAAAGACATCGCGGCCATGGGTGTGACGGTGACCAACCTCACGCCGGCCGAGCGCGACGCCTTCGTGAAGGCCACGCGCCCGGTGTACGACAAGTGGAAGTCGACCGTCGGCACCGACCTGGTGGCGAAGGCCGAGAAGGCCATCGCGGCCCGCGCGAAGTAA
- a CDS encoding TRAP transporter large permease, producing the protein MIATLLFVAFVVMMLVGVPIGAALGLAGAACIALANADAQWFGLLAVPQNFYAGLGKYPLLAIPMFVLVGSIFDRSGVALRLVNFAIAIVGRGPGMLPLVAIAVAMFLGGISGSGPANAAAVGAVMIAAMSRAGYPPAFSASVVGAAAATDILIPPSVAFIVYSVLVPGASVPALFAAGMIPGIMAGLALMIPAVWLARKHKMGALESTLPRPPFWKSFREAIWGLAAPVLILGGMRAGWFTPTEAAVVAVFYGLFVGMCIHRTIKVRDLFVILRESGELSAVILLVVSLAGIFAYSLSTLGIIDPVTQAIVNSGLGEYGILALLILLLITVGMFLDGVSIFLIFVPLLLPIVQHYKWDPVWFGVILTLKVALGQFTPPLAVNLMVSCRIAKVRMEETVQWVGWMLFSMFVVMVLVIAFPELALWLPRKLGY; encoded by the coding sequence GTGATCGCCACCCTGCTCTTCGTCGCCTTCGTCGTGATGATGCTGGTGGGCGTGCCCATCGGCGCCGCGCTCGGCCTGGCGGGCGCGGCCTGCATTGCGCTGGCCAACGCCGACGCCCAGTGGTTCGGCCTGCTGGCCGTGCCGCAGAACTTCTACGCCGGCCTGGGCAAGTACCCGCTGCTGGCGATTCCGATGTTCGTGCTGGTCGGCTCCATCTTCGACCGCTCGGGCGTGGCGCTGCGCCTCGTCAACTTTGCCATTGCCATCGTGGGTCGCGGCCCCGGCATGCTGCCGCTGGTGGCGATTGCCGTGGCGATGTTCCTGGGCGGCATCTCGGGCTCGGGCCCGGCCAACGCCGCCGCCGTGGGCGCGGTGATGATCGCGGCCATGAGCCGTGCCGGTTATCCGCCGGCCTTCTCGGCCAGCGTGGTGGGCGCCGCGGCGGCCACCGACATTTTGATTCCGCCCTCGGTCGCGTTCATCGTGTACTCGGTGCTGGTGCCCGGCGCCTCGGTGCCGGCGTTGTTCGCGGCCGGCATGATCCCCGGCATCATGGCCGGCCTGGCGCTGATGATTCCGGCCGTGTGGCTGGCGCGCAAGCACAAGATGGGCGCGCTCGAATCGACGCTGCCGCGCCCGCCGTTCTGGAAGAGCTTTCGCGAAGCGATCTGGGGCCTGGCGGCGCCGGTGCTGATTCTGGGCGGCATGCGCGCGGGCTGGTTCACGCCCACCGAAGCGGCCGTGGTGGCGGTGTTCTACGGCCTGTTCGTGGGCATGTGCATCCACCGGACCATCAAGGTGCGCGACCTGTTCGTGATCTTGCGCGAGTCGGGCGAGCTGTCGGCGGTGATCCTGCTGGTGGTGTCGCTGGCGGGCATCTTCGCGTACTCGCTCTCGACGCTGGGCATCATCGATCCGGTGACGCAGGCCATCGTGAATTCGGGCCTGGGCGAGTACGGCATCCTGGCGCTGCTGATCCTGCTGCTCATCACCGTGGGCATGTTCCTGGACGGCGTGTCGATCTTCCTGATCTTCGTGCCGCTGCTGCTGCCCATCGTGCAGCACTACAAGTGGGACCCGGTGTGGTTCGGCGTGATCCTCACGCTGAAGGTGGCGCTGGGCCAGTTCACGCCGCCGCTGGCCGTCAACCTCATGGTCTCGTGCCGCATCGCCAAGGTGCGCATGGAAGAAACCGTGCAGTGGGTGGGCTGGATGCTGTTCTCGATGTTCGTGGTGATGGTGCTGGTGATCGCCTTCCCCGAACTCGCGCTCTGGCTGCCCCGCAAGCTGGGCTACTGA
- a CDS encoding TRAP transporter small permease, with amino-acid sequence MTTPPESGPTLDAASPLPPDIEAADEPTKVPLAIEDWLTVLIMGALALITFANVLVRYFTDSSFAWTEEFSVFLMIMLALVAGSAAVARDRHIRIEYFSESGSMARRKRLAQFGALMIAILFALIGALSIRMVWDDYRFEETTPGIGLPAWWYSIWLPIVSFAIAGRAIGLMVRRGRKTNYKSDDNNNSKKGDAK; translated from the coding sequence ATGACAACTCCTCCCGAGTCCGGCCCTACGCTGGACGCCGCCAGCCCCCTTCCCCCCGACATCGAAGCCGCCGACGAACCGACCAAGGTTCCCCTCGCCATCGAAGACTGGCTCACGGTCCTCATCATGGGCGCGCTCGCGCTCATTACCTTCGCCAACGTGCTGGTGCGCTACTTCACCGACTCGTCCTTCGCGTGGACGGAAGAGTTCTCGGTGTTCCTGATGATCATGCTGGCGCTGGTGGCCGGCTCGGCCGCCGTAGCGCGCGACCGGCACATCCGCATCGAGTACTTCTCTGAAAGCGGCTCGATGGCGCGGCGCAAGCGGCTGGCCCAGTTCGGCGCGCTGATGATCGCCATCTTGTTCGCGCTGATCGGCGCGCTCAGCATCCGCATGGTGTGGGACGACTACCGCTTCGAGGAGACCACGCCCGGCATCGGCCTGCCGGCCTGGTGGTATTCGATCTGGCTGCCTATCGTGTCGTTCGCGATCGCGGGGCGCGCCATCGGCCTGATGGTCCGGCGCGGGCGCAAGACGAACTACAAGTCTGACGACAACAACAACAGCAAGAAGGGCGACGCCAAGTGA
- a CDS encoding serine hydrolase domain-containing protein: protein MKRREFVLVGTALASLGVSACTHSIGGFAATTSREDGGNIAAGDDDKLVDTTALSKMADRLAASGSNIHSVLVVHRGKLVFERYLQGSDQVPTSFFGSRVENIVFNAGTRHAMKSATKSVASLAVGIAIDRGLIHDVDEPILGFFPELADLRTPESDRLLLRHALNMTLGLEWIESTPATGDLANDETRMYFSGDPCRYVLTRRAVAAPGQQFFYSTGALALVSAILHRATGRPLDEFARVSLLEPLGISGEEWSRMGRDSDAGGGLRMRPRDMAKIGQLVLAGGRWDGRQIVSKGWIEASTASLIKATDDQDYGYLWWSGHARAHRRTVRWIGALGRGGQSIRIVPELDLVVAVTAGYYQDYSPQAFKVQYGVFSDVLQAISPSQ, encoded by the coding sequence ATGAAACGCCGTGAGTTCGTTCTTGTTGGCACTGCGCTTGCCTCACTCGGCGTGTCGGCATGCACCCATTCGATCGGAGGCTTCGCCGCGACAACCTCGCGAGAAGATGGCGGGAACATCGCCGCGGGTGACGACGACAAGCTCGTTGACACCACCGCACTCAGCAAGATGGCCGATCGGCTTGCGGCTTCGGGCTCGAACATTCACTCCGTCCTTGTCGTGCATCGCGGTAAGCTCGTCTTCGAGCGCTACCTGCAAGGCAGCGATCAGGTGCCGACCAGCTTTTTCGGCAGCCGCGTAGAGAACATCGTCTTCAACGCCGGCACGCGCCATGCAATGAAGTCAGCGACGAAGAGCGTCGCGTCGCTCGCCGTCGGCATCGCGATCGACCGGGGGCTGATCCATGACGTCGACGAGCCGATCCTTGGCTTCTTCCCCGAACTCGCAGACCTGCGAACGCCAGAATCGGATCGCCTGTTGCTGCGGCACGCGCTAAACATGACGCTCGGCCTCGAATGGATCGAGTCGACGCCCGCCACCGGCGATCTCGCGAACGACGAAACGCGCATGTATTTTTCGGGCGATCCGTGCCGCTACGTGCTAACGCGCCGAGCTGTGGCGGCGCCTGGGCAGCAGTTCTTCTACAGTACCGGCGCCCTAGCGCTTGTATCAGCGATTCTGCATCGGGCCACCGGCAGACCACTGGACGAGTTCGCGCGAGTGAGCCTGCTGGAGCCCCTGGGCATCTCGGGCGAAGAATGGAGCCGAATGGGCAGAGACAGCGACGCCGGTGGTGGCCTTCGCATGCGTCCGCGGGACATGGCGAAGATCGGACAGCTCGTGCTAGCGGGCGGGCGCTGGGATGGACGCCAGATCGTGTCGAAGGGATGGATCGAAGCTTCCACCGCGTCACTCATCAAGGCAACGGACGACCAGGACTACGGCTACCTTTGGTGGAGCGGCCATGCCAGAGCGCACCGACGAACAGTCCGCTGGATCGGTGCGCTCGGTCGAGGCGGGCAATCGATCCGCATCGTGCCCGAGCTCGATCTCGTCGTCGCCGTGACGGCAGGCTACTACCAGGACTACAGCCCGCAGGCATTCAAGGTGCAGTACGGCGTGTTCAGCGATGTGCTGCAGGCTATCTCACCGTCCCAGTGA